Sequence from the Primulina huaijiensis isolate GDHJ02 chromosome 16, ASM1229523v2, whole genome shotgun sequence genome:
TCCTAACCAGAAATTCACCGAGCTCTCCGGAAACAACATTTTCAAGGGCGACGCACCCCTTGCATCTGCTGAGAAACCACTGAGTTCTGCCAAATTGCGAGAGATGAGTGGCAGTAACATCTTCGCGGACGGAAAGGTGGAATCTCGAGATTTCTTAGGCGGGGTTCGTAAGCCACCGGGCGGTGAGAGCAACATCGCCCTGGTGTAACGTATTAGGTCTAACTCAGTCATTTACGAGTTGCTTGTGTCGTGTTTTTATCTTATATTTGGTGGGGATTTATTCTGATATGGCTTGACATTTTGTGTGGTGGATTTTTTTGGCATGTTTTAGGTTTGGTTAACATTTTATGGAGAGTTTGTCTAATTGAAGTCGTTGTCTCTCTCTATTGAAGCATGTGGTTGCAATGTCTATGAAGTGTTTTGGCATAATATTTATGGTCAAGTATTCGTTTTTAGTTATTTTCCTTTTGTTCTTGTTTCCTGTTTTTTTTAGTTGAAATGATATTTGGTATAATCGAGTCTCGTACTTGATATCTTTTCGATATTTGAGATTTTGGTATCAGATGAGTATATAAAACCATAGTTCTGACGGAGAGTATGATGGTTTGCGCCGAAGTATGTGAGAGCATCTCCAACCAATCCAGTATGTTGGATTGGAGCAACACTACAATTGGCTACACATgtgcttttttaattttttaattagttttgttatattttattattttaattaaacaataaattttataatgttttttttacttttttaattattaataaatattaaatacaaaattttacTACTTTCAattgtatttaattaatataaaaaaatgaatcatTCTCTTTCTGACAAAAAACTAAGCGATCCTCTTCCCCAGGCGTCTCAGACGAGGGACCTTGGACTTGGGATGAGATCTTCGACGCATATCTCTACACCTATGAGTCGTCCGAACAGGTTTTCATGGTTAAATTTAACAgataatcaaattaaattattagtgCTTTAAAAATGTACAAATTACAAACGACAAAAAGTAAATATTACGAAATGACaagtaacaaaattaataaacgtaaaaaaaatgaaaataaatagatttttaataattagataagTCAGACCCCGATCCTCCAATATctcttcaagtttttttttttttttttNNNNNNNNNNNNNNNNNNNNNNNNNNNNNNNNNNNNNNNNNNNNNNNNNNNNNNNNNNNNNNNNNNNNNNNNNNNNNNNNNNNNNNNNNNNNNNNNNNNNNNNNNNNNNNNNNNNNNNNNNNNNNNNNNNNNNNNNNNNNNNNNNNNNNNNNNNNNNNNNNNNNNNNNNNNNNNNNNNNNNNNNNNNNNNNNNNNNNaaatattcataataaatataaataaaaaaattaaaaatttattttaaaaaaaatacccctGCGCCAGGTCTCCTCCTGCGCCTATTTGCCAAAATAACGCAGCTCCATTCCTCCTGCGCCAAGCGCAGCCCCATTGGAGATAAATAAGCTGCACCACCATTTTGGTGCAGCTTTGGAGATGGCCTTAGCGTACTCAAACATATTTAGATCAATAATTTTGCGTTTgtgttatattattaatttaatatcaaattatcAGTTTCTTTTCCTTccaatttatgtttttttattaaaaaaaataaatttatcaaaaaattaatttaaattttaatatataagtTATAAGATTTAGTTATTACGTGTTATCAAATTATAAATAGTTATTATGAAATAATAACATTAatgttgaaaaaaatattttggaaatatttttattgtagtGCTTCAAAATATAGTGAATATAGATTGCATTGATTTTTATGCAATACCAATGCAGCTAAGAATTTGGTGCAAAATATATTGAAGTAGCTTTACCTATTTTTATTAGGTTCCTCTTTGAATTTCTAAGAACAcatgtatttttgttttttcgaaaattttagcTAGTTATGTTAGCTAATTTTGCTGGTGTTGGTATTTTTTGTACATCTCTCTATCTTTTCtgattatttttctaatttattaaaagttcaaaatatttcattaaatctTATCTAATCATTAATATATGAGTTTCACATCCTAATAAAAAATGTAtgttttttacacaaaaattatcaaacaaatttttttgacaaaaacttgtatgagatggtctcacaagtcgtattttgtgagacggatctcttatttgggtcatccacgaaaaaatattacttttatgctgaaattattactttttattgtgaatatcgatagggttgactcgtctcacaaataaagattcgtgagaccgtctcacaaaagacctactcaaaatttttttagagTAATGTTATATATACAACCAAATTTGTACAACTAATGAAACATATTATAAGTTCgtaaattgcaaaaaaaaaaccaaaagttGAAAATCAGAAACCGAAACAAAATTACAAAATCTCAAGTACAACATCTCAAGGCCATGCGTGCTTATCATTCACCAAGGTGGCTTAGATACTGTTGAAGTATTCGGCAGGAATGGATAGAGGAACAGCCTTCGACGCTACACGGCAATAGAGCAACAGGCGGTACTTACGACTAATTCCAGGAAAATTATACGTTTTCCCAATGGCATTAATGTCATGTAGTTCCATGACGCACTCCTGTAAATTAGATGGCTCGTAAAGCTACAGTGTTGCAAGGTTGGATTCCATGGCATTTGTGATGGGTGAAGAATGTATTTCGCCAAGAACACCGATGACGCGGCCACCACCGAAGGCAAGTAGATGTTTATGTTGTAAGAATAAAGCGAAAGCTCGGCGATGTAGCTGGCCATGCACCTCAACTCCACTCCGCCTTGTGCAGCTTGCATAAACCTCTCCATGAAAGACCATGTTGTGGGATTGGACAACTGGTATCCCAAGGACTTCAACACCGATTTTTCCATATCAACAATCTGTCGACAAGAGAACTTGtattttcttgaaaagattCTCATGCTAGGGCACCAAACTTCTTCGTACTTGGAGGCAAGGATGAAGCATGCAACGCAAAGTAGCTCTGTTTTTGTGTTGTCCGCACTTTTCCCCATCGTCCAACTGTCAAAGTATTGAACCACATGATAGAGTGTCTCTTTGGAAAACTCTAACACATCAACGGTATCGACGAACCACTCGACGTAATAACCACGTTTCTCGTCTACTTGCGTCGATTTCGGCGGCCGCCTTTTCATGAATTCCAACGCACGTAAGTTCTTGAATATCTCAGGAGCAAGGTCGGGACACGATAAAAGGGGGTCCGCGCTTTTATCCATGTCTACGATCACTTTCGAATCATAAAGTGATTTCCTTGTAGAATGTTCCGAAATCAACAGTTAATCAAACCGTTCCATTGTTCCTAGAATTTGATCTTGATCCATGTTCCAAGGTCTGAATGGAATTGTGATTTCTCAAGGAAAAGATTTTCACTCTCTCAGGCTCTTGGATACGAGTATATTGTGTTTCTGTGTGTCTGATGAATTGATTTACGTAAATATTTATCGACTAAAATGTCTACTTAATGGATTTGAATTCTAATCCTGtagttaatatatatatatatatatatatataaggtttATATAATCTTTGACCTACAATTTTCATGTACAAATAATTtagataatataaaaatttttgtgtgacggtctcacaaatcaattttgtgagatactcttgaaaaaaatattactttttatattaaaaaatattacttattattgtaaatatatgatgagttgactcatctcacgGATAAAAATATGTGAGACCGTGATCTATTAGAGATCGTGATCTATTAGATGATATTATTTGAAATCTTGCAAtgtattttgtttgttttttttttatcttttggaAATATAAAAATCCATTCTATGTCTATCTGAATATGGCCTCTCACATGATGTGCCATAATTTCGATGAATGATTATTTCACGTACAatttaatattgaatttttaaaaattatacgtaaaataaaatataaagtttttattagatataaatcatatattatgttTCCTTCTGACAAGACTCCCACATTTGTAAAGGAGCCAATGTTCTCAGCCAAAAGTTTGGTAagatttggatcaaaatttttaaatctatcggtaaataaaatatattactcAATCAAAGACGATATTAATACACTGATTATATCCAGGTCAAATAATAAACGCTTAATTTTATCATTTGACATGAAtaacattaataaataaaatttcgattATATAATACTTCAGTAAATAATAAGACATACATAAATTAAAGCCAATATTGAAGAACAactaaaatacatatatatagtcTATGCATGTTTCCTTTTATGCTTTTCACATAttaaattcttcaatattaattcattaatgtTGATGTTATGGTGTTCCTAGATGTGTTCAACTAAGTCAGCTAGAAGCTGATGGTGCACTTGACTATCACGTTGCTTACTATTTCTTCGAATTCTGGGGTAGAGCCTTGAAATATCAGTATCGCGGGATTTTCTTCATCATCTAACCAATTGATTGTTGCATCTCTTTCATCATCAATAATCATGTTGTGCAAAATAattcatgtatatattatatctCTCAAGTTATTCTTGTACCAAAATCGTTTCGGACCTCTTATCATTACTCCATGAGATTGGAGCACTCCAAAAATTCGCTCGACATCCTTTCTAGCATATTCATATTTTTCTTAAGATCCTCAGAGCATGAAAATCTCTTGACAAAAGTAGCTCATTCAATATAGATCACATTGGTTAGATAGAATCATTTTGTATATTGTTAGTCATTTACCACGAAATTTACATCATGTGTGTTTCCCTGTAAGACTCTATTGAACAAAGGAGATTCGCTAAACACGTTGATGTCATTACGCGACCTGCTATCCAAGAAAAAGTTCCATACCTACTAGTCCTCAAATGCTGTTGTTTCAAGTACAATTGTTGGCACCCCATGACCATGAtctatgaaattattttttacaacAGCTAGCACAAATTAATAACCGAGAAAGAATCTGTTGGTTCGGTTAAGAAGTCGAGTACACGAACGACCGTCCAAGGTAATTGTGGCTATGTTGTTAAAAAGGAAGATGGGACATGAAGACTCTAACTAGATAAGTACATTCAAGCAGTTTATCTTCTGAAAAACATTTCGATCTCAATTCATGGTCCCAACTGAATCACACTCATATATATCCAAATTAGACCACACTGCCTTGTCCAATTCAATCTATGAAGTGATTAGCATATCCATTGACAAGTACTGATTCGACCCGAGATCGGATCTCTCATATGTACCACTGTTAAGATGTCTCATATAGGTTGGATAAAGTtctgagagttgcatatatagACTTGAAAAATTCTTTCTCTTGAATTAACTTTTAGtattgagttaggtccaagtctcaatcttaacaacCAAAACCTATTACATAAATAAcgaaacaaaatataaacaaagaaaaaggaTATAGACTCTACAATGCTCGTCTCTTCTGCATATCATGTCTGGGTTTGATGAAGAAGATGTCGATCTGATCGAGCAACTTTAGCCGCTTCGGATTCGCTTGTCCAAAGCATCTCTTCTAATGTTGTAAAGTCATACATATATTTGGATTTTTATTTACGAAGTACATGTAgcaataatttatatttaataaaaactctTATAAAAGTATCACATGTATCAATTTTGCGAGATAaatttaattgatatatatcCATGCAACCGGACAAGCATGTTACAAGCATAAGAAATGAATATCGTTGCATCACAAAAACtccggatcaatttcgtgggtcaaatctcttatttgggtcatccatgaaaaagtattaatttttatgctaagagtattaatttttattttgaatatcgataggattgattcgtctcacaaataaaaattcgtgagaccgtctcatgatATACTTGCTAATCATGCATTGTACACGTGCGCAATTGAAAACCTATTCTACTCTTCTTTGATATCCAATTACAAGATTCCTCTTATGGTCAATTTACTAATAAGCCAATCATTAGAAAAAAGCTAATTAATTACATCCACCGGTGATGGCGGCGCCGGTGGACGGAACAGTCGACGCCTCCAACGATGATGAGAAGGGGTGCACGTGTCGCTCTAACCACATCCAGGACTGCTTGTACTGCCGGAGGAAGCGATCTTCGGCGTTGGGCCTGCCGTCTTCATCGTCATCCTGCTCTTTGCTGAGCTTCGACTCGTACCCTGTTCAGGACTACGATAAGATGTGGCGTGTATTCACGGCTTCTGTCAAAGGCTTCTCGATCGGCGCTGGCATAAAAGGTGGCCTCGCTCTCTTCGCTCTTTTCACTCGCATTCGCCGCCGCCGAGCACTACCTTCCTACAGGTATAATGTGTTAATATTGCTCGTGTATACTCCAGTCGTCAATCAAAATTTCTTCTTTTTGGTCAGATGTTGTGTTTGTCTTTTCCCAGGAAAGTAGAAATGTCATCAGGTGGTGCAGATGTGGTGTTGGCTTTGAAAGAAACTCTGAGGTATGGATTGTTTCTTGGCACATTTGCTGGGACATTTGTGTCCGTGGATGAGATTATTACTTCTTTGGGTGGTCACCGCAGGCATGATTTTTTAACCTCCACTATTAGTTTTACTTATTTGTGTTATTTCTTCCTTTTTTCAGATTGGTTATTTTTTCTAGCAgcattgttatttttgtttatgtgGTGGTCTGTATTGTTAGCATAAACTTGTGCATTGATCCGTTGCATCATCATCTTAATATTAGGACTGCAAAATGGAGGGCTTTGCTGGCGGGGGCAATTGCAGGGCCATCGATGCTACTTACAGGGTTGAACACACAGCACACAAGCTTGGCAATTTACATCCTCATGCGTGCCACTGTGTTGGCTTCACGATGTGGGATAAAAAGCAATCGATTTGGGCATATATGTAAGCCTCTTACATGGTCATATGGAGATATTCTCCTCATGTGTCTCTCGTCTTCCCAGATTCTGTAAGGTTCTATTTCGCTGCTaaacaatttatatttttatttcaatttcaatgtcATGAATttacttttgttttttcttttaatctcAACAACTTTTCAATTTCTCCATTGTTGTGGAAATGTATGCATGGGCTACACAGATCAATGTGGGTATCATCTTGCTGGTGTTTTTGGATGTTTATGCATATAAGAAGCTTACGTTGGAAACTTTAGGCACTTAGGCTAGATTTTGAAACATGATCAACTTAGCTCTGCCTTATTCATTAGGTTGATGATTGAGGATCATTGTTATGATCAACTTAGTTCTGCATTGTTCTgtctttaaacatttaaaagccATGGAAATTTTCTGAACTGCTAGTTAAGGCTAATCTTTTGTTTACTCTCTGATGAcatgattttaaacttttactTGCCATAATGTTCTATGATGTCCAGAAGGCATCATAGATCAGGGTTAAACTCTTTTCTGTTTCATGGAAATCATTGCTACAATGAAGCATGTGGGTTGCTTGACATGGTTTCAGGCATTTCGAGGGAAATGCATTTGCATTCAAGCATTCAGCGCATATAATCAACCGAAAGAGATTAGCATGCTATTGGCGtacttcaaatttgattttaaaagtaTACATGCTGTAAGTTGTAACTAGTGTGTTGGAAGGGTTTGTAGCCAAATttggaattattattatttgaataccAATTAGTATTCCatcataattttgatttttaccctcaaaatATGTATTCATTGTAGTTATTCGCCAATTATTGGAAGACCTGACTACAGGATATGGTTTATAGTCTTATACTCACATGaaagtatataatattaaattcttctaAGAGCATGCTTTATGGttgatttttggattttattttagGTCAGCCTACATTTTGAAGCAAAATAGTTTGCCCTCATCATATAAGTCATTTCTCAATAAACATGGAGCAAAGGACCCTGTCATTTTGAACGGGGTGAGAGAGATTGCATGTGGTTTACCTTTCACCAATTTGGAAGCTATAGAGAAATGTTACAAGTCTATGGGAGTTGAAATTAAACTGGATCCAACAATGAAAGTACCTTGCTCGGTACGTTAAGATTGAACTGATTTTTCTTATGTATATAAATACTGCATTTTTATCTGATCTTCTAACCTTGGAtctgagtttgtgattgtttgaCATTTACATGACATTGCAGTTTTCATTGAATTTCTCATATCTAATTGGACAAagtcttgttttttttttactgatgAATATCTGGcagatattcaataaatttttccaCATTAAActagattttttatttgaagcTCTTAATGTGACTACGATTGCTGTCACCAATATTACAAATAACACTCCATCAGTCGTGCCAGTTTCTTTTTTTCAGATGTCTCCCCAAATGTGTGTCTGCTCTGAGAACCTCTGCCTTTattaagttttcaaaatttaaaatcttgcGTACCATATTCTTCTTAACCTCCTAGCGAAGCTCATTATTCTAATTACTTTCTCAACTTTTTGTCCGGAGCTCTATGGTTACTTGCTACGGATCAAAGAAATTCGCAAATGtctacatttaaaatttttaactgaTAATCAACCAATTCAGGATGAATTGGAACCTCACTGCTTTAGATTTGGGGAGGCAGGACCGAAGATTGATGGTGCCAAATTTTTGGAAACCATTACAATAGATGCGATAAACGCGGGGAGATGACAATTGTCCGTGGTGATCAATTAACATGCCATGTGATTTTTATCAAAAGCAAATTCTTTTTGCATAATTTGATTCTGAGTAGTC
This genomic interval carries:
- the LOC140961050 gene encoding cyclin-A1-4-like yields the protein MDKSADPLLSCPDLAPEIFKNLRALEFMKRRPPKSTQVDEKRGYYVEWFVDTVDVLEFSKETLYHVVQYFDSWTMGKSADNTKTELLCVACFILASKYEEVWCPSMRIFSRKYKFSCRQIVDMEKSVLKSLGYQLSNPTTWSFMERFMQAAQGGVELRCMASYIAELSLYSYNINIYLPSVVAASSECVMELHDINAIGKTYNFPGISRKYRLLLYCRVASKAVPLSIPAEYFNSI
- the LOC140961237 gene encoding uncharacterized protein; amino-acid sequence: MAAPVDGTVDASNDDEKGCTCRSNHIQDCLYCRRKRSSALGLPSSSSSCSLLSFDSYPVQDYDKMWRVFTASVKGFSIGAGIKGGLALFALFTRIRRRRALPSYRKVEMSSGGADVVLALKETLRYGLFLGTFAGTFVSVDEIITSLGGHRRTAKWRALLAGAIAGPSMLLTGLNTQHTSLAIYILMRATVLASRCGIKSNRFGHICKPLTWSYGDILLMCLSSSQILSAYILKQNSLPSSYKSFLNKHGAKDPVILNGVREIACGLPFTNLEAIEKCYKSMGVEIKLDPTMKVPCSIIHGNQACVAHFFSFLLQAYKRALPVYLPVYLIPALIVHRQGVLKRPHTILWKGLFGTARSSLFLSMYCSSAWIWTCFLFRIFQKCNVPMVAIGTFPTGLALAIEKKSRRIEISLYCLARAIESFFTCMSDLGYLTQSKNFKRADVLIFSISTAIIMHCYAMERDVFRSKYLNVLDWVFGIPLPPYETTPRKMRRSATTEF